GACCTCGGCTGAGGTTTGGGCTCCCGGCTTGGCGAAGGTCGCGGCCTTTGTTAAAAGGCAAATTTTGTGTGCATTACCTTCGCAAAATTTAGCGACCGAGCCTTAGTCCGGGTCAAACCGCAGCCGCCGGAGCGGGCCTACCTGAACAGAGTGTTACCTAATGTCACGCCTTCATGAGTTGCTTGACGACCCATTCGCCCATCTCTTTCGTGCCGACGAGCTGGGTCCCGGGCGCGGCGATGTCCGCGGTGCGGTAGCCCCGGTCCAGAACGCCGAGCACGGCCCCTTCGATCTCGTCCGCCGCCTTTTCCTGCCCGAAGGAATAGGCGAGCATCATCGCGGCCGACAGGATGGTGGCGAGCGGGTTCGCCTTGTCCTGCCCGGCGATGTCCGGCGCGCTGCCGTGAATCGGCTCGTACATCGCCGTGCGGCCGCCGAGGCTGGCCGAGGGCAGCATCCCGATCGAGCCGGTCAGCATCGCGGCCTCGTCGCTTAAGATGTCGCCGAACAGGTTGGTCGTGACGATGACATCGAATTGCCTCGGATTGCGGACCAACTGCATCGCGCAGTTGTCGACGTAAAGATGCGACAGTTCGACGTCCGGATAATTTTTATGAACGTCGATCACCACCCGGCGCCAGAGCGCCGAGGATTCCAGCACGTTGGCCTTGTCCACCGAGACGACCTTCCGGCGGCGCTTGCGCGCGGCCTCGAAGGCCGTCTTGGCGATGCGCGCGATCTCTTTCGTCGTGTAAACCTCGGTGTTGATGCCCCGCTCTTCATTGCGGTAAGGCTTGACGCCCCGCGGCTCTCCGAAATAAATTCCCCCGGTCAGCTCCCGGACGACCAG
The DNA window shown above is from Nitrospiria bacterium and carries:
- the leuB gene encoding 3-isopropylmalate dehydrogenase, which produces LVVRELTGGIYFGEPRGVKPYRNEERGINTEVYTTKEIARIAKTAFEAARKRRRKVVSVDKANVLESSALWRRVVIDVHKNYPDVELSHLYVDNCAMQLVRNPRQFDVIVTTNLFGDILSDEAAMLTGSIGMLPSASLGGRTAMYEPIHGSAPDIAGQDKANPLATILSAAMMLAYSFGQEKAADEIEGAVLGVLDRGYRTADIAAPGTQLVGTKEMGEWVVKQLMKA